The following proteins are encoded in a genomic region of Streptomyces sp. NBC_01723:
- a CDS encoding gas vesicle protein K, with translation MPLTVDEKSLKHGVLSLVVTLVEVIQEALDRQAMRRIEGGDLNPEESERLADALLELDEAMEQIKEDHGIVASVADLHRGLDEVVDDVVDKLINPQRWAEEAGR, from the coding sequence ATGCCGTTGACCGTCGACGAGAAGAGCCTCAAACACGGAGTGCTGTCCCTCGTGGTGACGTTGGTCGAGGTCATCCAGGAGGCACTGGACCGCCAGGCCATGCGCCGTATCGAGGGCGGCGACCTGAACCCGGAGGAGTCCGAACGCCTCGCCGACGCCCTGCTGGAGCTGGACGAGGCGATGGAGCAGATCAAGGAGGACCACGGCATCGTCGCGTCGGTCGCCGATCTGCACCGCGGCCTGGACGAGGTGGTCGACGACGTCGTGGACAAGCTGATCAACCCCCAGCGCTGGGCGGAGGAGGCCGGGCGAT
- a CDS encoding gas vesicle protein has translation MASEQPPMRPTREPRVTLDDLVEVLLNKGAVLHLDLIVAVADIPLIGVSVRAAIAGMETMLEYGMMRNWDEATREWAERSAVPRGLGLREDESVVRRMSGGHLLSGGVYHGWRPGSVYLTDRRLVVLRDEPREVLWQTDLDAVRDVRLRPEETVGGEERLRLEVALADGRRELISAREPETLHDLLTRSLAGSLGPSLSPGVPEEEPPLADGHLWYEEPRRSGPLWRGGRARLTADRLTWKSPVDGRPALVLATDELTEVSRAPGYGPGGEGSVLLLRTVGGDEHRLSADDPVAWVRRFESVGRLTAPA, from the coding sequence GTGGCGAGTGAGCAGCCGCCGATGCGTCCCACCCGGGAACCGCGGGTGACCCTGGACGACCTGGTGGAAGTGCTGCTCAACAAGGGCGCGGTGCTGCACCTCGACCTCATCGTCGCCGTAGCGGACATCCCACTGATCGGCGTCTCGGTGCGGGCGGCGATCGCGGGGATGGAGACGATGCTGGAGTACGGCATGATGCGCAACTGGGACGAGGCCACCAGGGAGTGGGCGGAACGTTCCGCCGTGCCCCGGGGCCTCGGACTGCGCGAGGACGAGAGCGTCGTGCGGCGGATGAGCGGCGGCCACCTGCTGAGCGGCGGCGTCTACCACGGATGGCGACCCGGCAGCGTGTATCTCACCGACCGGCGCCTGGTCGTCCTGCGCGACGAGCCGCGCGAAGTGCTCTGGCAGACGGACCTGGACGCCGTACGGGACGTGCGGCTGAGGCCCGAGGAGACGGTGGGCGGCGAGGAACGCCTCCGTCTGGAGGTCGCGTTGGCCGACGGCCGGCGGGAGCTGATCTCCGCGCGGGAGCCCGAGACCCTGCACGACCTGCTCACCCGCTCCCTGGCCGGGAGCCTCGGGCCGTCGCTCTCGCCCGGCGTCCCCGAGGAGGAACCTCCGCTCGCCGACGGACACCTGTGGTACGAGGAGCCGCGGAGGTCCGGTCCGCTGTGGCGGGGCGGCCGGGCACGGCTCACGGCCGACCGGCTGACCTGGAAGTCGCCGGTGGACGGCCGGCCCGCACTGGTGCTGGCCACGGACGAACTGACGGAGGTGAGCCGGGCACCGGGGTACGGGCCCGGGGGTGAGGGGAGCGTCCTGCTGCTGCGCACCGTCGGCGGCGACGAACACCGGCTCTCGGCCGACGACCCCGTGGCCTGGGTCCGGCGGTTCGAGTCGGTCGGCAGGCTGACGGCGCCCGCGTGA
- a CDS encoding gas vesicle protein yields MQPRRDGEGSLAHVVETLLDKGLVLNADIMVSVAGVELLGIRLRAALASFETAARYGLEFPSGTDTETAAWRETREEKESCPACGKRAPVEQLLNQWCPWCGWRSAQAQMREASGQTAVVSRDDAAVEGGRDDDGDKGDREGDSKRARRSAEREAEPRGE; encoded by the coding sequence ATGCAGCCTCGGCGGGACGGCGAGGGCAGCCTCGCGCACGTCGTGGAGACCCTTCTGGACAAGGGCCTCGTGCTCAACGCCGACATCATGGTCTCGGTCGCCGGCGTCGAACTGCTGGGTATCCGCCTGCGGGCCGCCCTCGCCTCCTTCGAGACGGCGGCCCGGTACGGGCTGGAGTTCCCCTCCGGCACGGACACCGAGACCGCCGCGTGGCGCGAGACGCGCGAGGAGAAGGAGTCCTGTCCGGCGTGCGGCAAGCGCGCCCCCGTGGAGCAGTTGCTGAACCAGTGGTGCCCTTGGTGCGGCTGGCGCAGTGCGCAGGCGCAGATGCGGGAGGCGTCCGGCCAGACCGCCGTCGTGAGCCGCGACGACGCGGCCGTGGAGGGCGGCAGGGACGACGACGGCGACAAGGGTGACCGCGAGGGCGACAGCAAGCGCGCCCGGCGTTCCGCCGAGCGGGAGGCCGAGCCCCGTGGCGAGTGA